In Fusarium oxysporum f. sp. lycopersici 4287 chromosome 9, whole genome shotgun sequence, the genomic stretch ACTGGTTCGTCGCAGTTTTGGTCATTAGAAAGAACGGAAGGTAAGTGGGTATGCCAATTGATCAAGGACTCATCAAAACGATCGCGGTCTGCAGGGTTGAGAACAGGAGTCACGGCTAAGCTGTCCTGTATCTCAGTCGCAATCCTGCAAAACCGAATGTTCTCAACTAGGGTTGTCATCCCCATATCTTGCCCAAAACCATCTTCTCCGTCAATGCGAAGCTTAGGTAGTTCTATATCAATCGAAGGAGAGAAACGGCCGAAGGAGGGCCGACCGAGCGTTGTTGTTGTCCAAGTATCCAGGCAGACCAAAGACCACCAAGTTCGTCGCCTCACTTCTGCTGCTTCAGATTGATCGCCTTCCCCGTCCTGTTCCGAAGGCTCTCGATGGAAACCAAGTGCACTCGCCATCCGAAAGGCCGCACCAAGAATAGCATTGCCTCTATTGGGTCGGTTGATGTAGTGAAGATAGTAACCTCCGGCAAGAGCAAGGGCCTGCAACGTTTCGATGCGACTGCTGCCAAAGGCGCTGAGGTCGAGGTGTCTCATGGCCTCAGTGTAGTACTTGCAGTGGTCTCGATCGCCTGACTTGCTAGCTACGATGCTGCCCATGGCCAAGACCATATTTAAGAGAGCCAGCCAAGGCGAATCCTGACGTTGACTACTTAGATAATTCGTTCTGAACGAGGTTTCATCAAGCATCGGGGTGAAGATATGGATGCGCTGGAAGTATGCATCAACCAGTGCCTGTCCTTTGCTGCTCCATTTTATGCGAGGATATTCCAACAAGGGCTGGGAGGGGTGATAACAAGGCTGAGCCTCATCGTGTTTGGTAATGTTGTTCATGTTTGCCTGGCGAGAGGCTAGCAAGCCACGTAGCTGAGGCCGTACTTGAAGCATGGCTGCAAGCGCCGCTCTGATGGATGAAATGCCGAGATAGGAGGCCTGTCGGTCGAACGGTAGTGACAAGGCGTtgacatcatcagcctcagcaggCAACGGGTCTCGCTCACGTCGGTCTTCGTCCCATTGCGAGTCCTGAGTAACAGACTTTTGAGGGGTGCTGTCAGTGGGAGATGGTAGGACTTTATCAGTCGAACCTCCATGTAACACGGCTTCACGCAGTTCCTGGACCGATAATGAAGCCAGGTCTGAAATATTGTGATTGGGGAAAAGGCGACTCAAAATGGCGTCACGTTCTTTGAGGCTTTTGGACAAGCTTTCAAGTGTTCTGTCACGATTGTTAGATTCACATCACGGACAGCACAGCTCTTGTCGAATCGAGTAAAATGCAGACCTTTTTGAAGGCACAACACGTTGGATCTGTTGGGTGTAGACGCATCTTGCCTGTAAATCCCTTGACTCGCATTGGTTACAAGGCTGTCGGCCATCGCAGCGTATCTTTCGACGCTTACAGTTGCCGCATGCGTGCAGACCTCGCGTGGGCTTTGATTCTTTAAGTGTACCCGAGTCAGAGGGTTCAGCGGTGCCCTGGACTTGTGAAACATGACAGTCAGTCAAAGGATTATGATTGAGACAACTGAACTTACAGGTACAGAACATGATGGGCTCCGATGCGGTGCAGCGCTGGGCCCTTTACGTGCATAGGTTGGATGGGAACAACgtgaagatgaggctgcCAGCCTGGATGTGAGGAGACGGTAAATATCAGTCGTGAAGTGGCAAGATTGCAAGTCTTACGAGCGTGGTCCAATCTCATCACAAGCACGTGGTACAAATACGGAGTGCTGCATACTGTACGTGTCTGGGGTGATTTTGAAAATCCGGGGAAGAAACTGCACTCCAACATCAACTGAGTTTGAGGGGCGATGGTCGTTAGCCTTAACAGGAGCGGCACAAGAGCATCCGTGCCTGGATTGGGACTAGTCATCTGCTTATAGCCTCGGTTACGACAAGGATCTACATCAGGGGCGTTCCACTTACCCGAGAGCAGTAAGTTGTACACATAATGcaaaatccttctcaacTCTCCCCTGTAAAAATTCTTTCTTGGCACGCACTGTTAGTGCACTGTTAGGAGCGGGATTTTCTACGGGCTACTCGGCCACACAATACTGCGGGGACGCCATCGGCTCCCTAACAGCAGTTTTCAGAGAAGGAATTTTGGAGAGTTCACCTTCTCTGACAACACCTTTGTCGGATCTAATGGCGGCACCTCAGAACCAGAACGCCTTAGATATCGGAGGACGGTGCCCGTGGCATCGGTAGCGACATCCTCCCGATCAACGACGCCGATTGCGATGGGTTTTTCCCCTTTGAAGGCAAGCCGCACCGCCGGCCTCTGATTCCTTCCCAAGGTTTTTCCCTGCCGCCACGACAGTCGACTACGAGCTACAACTTGGTTACTGGAGATTGTGGACTGCGTCAGCAGATGTAGTGATGCGTGAGAGAATTCTGGTCGGTGGAAAAAGCTCGACAGTAGATTGCCCCCGAACCCGCTGACGGGTGACGGGCTTGAGAAATACAGCACCTTTTGTGCCATTGGTATGCTGGATGGTGAAGGAAGCGGGGTTTCCCTGTACCTAgctagctcagcacgtctTTTGCTCCAGTAGGAGATCTGGCTTCGTTACAGCCACCCagacgaaaaatatacaaacaaacaaacaaacaaacaaaacaaacaaacaaacaaaatGCAAAATCCTTCAACTTGGTTACTGGAGATTGTGGACTGCGTCAGCAGATGTAGTGATGCGTGAGAGAATTCTGGTCGGTGGAAAAAGCTCGACAGTAGATTGCCCCCGAACCCGCTGACGGGTGACGGGCTTGAGAAATACAGCACCTTTTGTGCCATTGGTATGCTGGATGGTGAAGGAAGCGGGGTTTCCCTGTACCTAgctagctcagcacgtctTTTGCTCCAGTAGGAGATCTGGCTTCGTTACAGCCACCCagacgaaaaatatacaaacaaacaaacaaatacaaacaaacaaacaaaatGCAAAATcctttattttttaataacGGGTTTTCATAGTCAAACCATACATATGACACGCCCGCTTGAAAGCACACTATACTACaggaagaaagaagcccTGTTACAAAAGTCCTTGACGCTCACATTCAAACCACATCAACTAGCATAAATCTGTTCCTCCAAGGCACAACACTCCCGTCCCAACAAAAACAAGTCACAAAACCTCagaccttctcgaccttTAAAACCGCACCTTGACTATTAATGGCAATTGTTTTCTTCTGGGTTGACATTTTCACCGGGCTTTCGGCCTCAAATatctcatcaagttcttcaagctGCGGACTCAATTAGCTAAATGGACTGAAATATGGTGCTGGGGACAACTTACAGTTCGGCCTTTGGTCTCGGGGATGAAGACATAGATTAGAGCAACTTGGACAAGATCCCAGATGGTAAAAATAATGTATGTCTTCCAACCAATTTCCTTCATGGCAACAGGCCAAGCAAACTGGTTCAGCAGGCCAGCAGCATTGACAGCAAGGTTGGAAAAGGCCATTCCCTTGGCACGCATCTCGAAAGAGAGCACTTCGACAGGGTAAAGAGCCTGTAGGGGTGTGATTCCAAACGAGAAGACGGCGCCAAAGATGAATACCATGGATAAAGCCGCCTTGGATGCAGTAGTATTGGAGTAGATTGCCTTTCCATCCGCATCAGTACCTACGTAAGACTTGGAGAATTCAGACGACGCGATGGTCATGCCCAGCCAGACGACGGTGCATGCGGAGAAGGAGAACAAAAGAAGAGGGCGACGTCCGATCTTGTCAACGAGGCAAGCACCGAGAATGGCCCAGATGAACTGTTGGCAATAGTTGAGCAACGTGATGTTGGCCTGCTCAATCGTTCCAGTGTACCCAGCCGTCTCGAGCACTGCACCGAGAAAGTAGGAAAGCACGGCGTTTCCTGCCCATtggctgaagatggagatggccAAGTTGCAGGAGAGACGGTAGACAGCAGCTCTATCACGAAAGAGAGCACGGTAGTCCCACCATCGCTTGTCGCTGCCATCCAAGTTCAACGACTCTTCATATTCGGCAATTTGAAGCTTGACCCACGGTGACTCTGAGTTTCCGTGGCCGTGGTATCGTGTCAAGATGGCTTCGGCAGCCTCTCTCTTGTTGTGGACATAGAGCCATCGCGGAGACTCGGGTAGAAGCAGACTAAAAATGACGATGAGGCCAGAGCACAGAGCTTGGAGCCAGGTGATGAGCAGCCACGAGTAGTCTCCTCCCGTATTTAATCCAGCTCGAGCGGATCCGGCGGCGATGATAGCTCCTGAGAACCATAAGGTGTTGTACATGGCTGGTACATGAAAATGTCAGAGATGCAGACGACGACCGATGGGACAATTACTTACCTCCAACACGCCCACGGTACGCTGGATGGTTAATCTCAATGACGTACATGGGTCCTGCAGAGGCTGCGAGCGACACGCCAAAGCCCAACAAAAAACGCCCTCCCATGAACTGCCCTGAGGAGTGGGACAGGCCTTGAATGATGGTGCCAACAACGATGATGACAGAGCCAGAGAGCATTCCAACTCTTCGACCGAAGCCATCGAGAACGGGACCAACAAAGGGTAGCGCAACAACACCTCCAATCTGGTACATGGCTGAGACGATGCCTGCCCAGATGCCGCTGCTCTCAACACCGTATTTATCTCGAAACCAGGGGTTCTGAAGGAGGTTGTTGATCAAGCTTCCGTCGTAACCGTTCATTGTGCTGCAGAGGAAACCGACGAAAGAGAAGCAGTAGATCAAGATCTGACCCCGACTCCATGCCGAGGGAGGATCCTCAATCATCGCTTTGGCGAAAGCTTCGTTGCCCGCGACCACTTTGGTCTCCTTCACCTCTTTGAGGTCCTGTCAAGCAATGGATCAGCGTCTATCAAATGAACAAACCCGAGAGGATATCATCGAGGAAATAATCATACCGTGCCGTCTTCATTGTGTATGTGTGTCTGGACCTTGTCCTCCATTACAGCGTTCCCCAAGATTAGTTTGTCAATATCAGGTGTTACGTTGTCAATAAAGGAGCCTTGTTAAAGAGGTATTGTTGAATGGAAGAAATTGTAATTGATGGCTTCTCTCGCAAGCATAGGCTCGGGAAAATGCTGCAAAGACAAATAAATAGATCCCCATTTTATACTTTAATTAAATGGGACTGTCGCGGCATCATATGGATACCGATGATACAACATTCCGATCGCACCATGTGAGTTGCGGGGCCAATCATGGTCTAGACTGAATGGTAATAAGAAAGGATGTGTTAGTCCCTGCCGAGCTGCTGATCGAATAGCAGTGAAGCAGCATTTGATACGATAGCGCTAATTGTTGGTGTAGTTGCTCTGTGGGGTATGGCGTGAGTAGCCCGGGCCATGGCCTGAAACGGCGACGGAAGAGCTCGTTCCGCGGCTCATGAATGCCCACGTCCCGTACCAAAATTCGGAAACTAGCACGGAGATTGGTGGCACCAGTCAGGTCATCCCCATGATTAAAGTCAACCATGTAATGTATTATAAGCAGTTCACAAACAAGCCATTAAAAAATATCATTGCTCCCAGCATCCAACTTCATTGTCACGATTCGAATGCGAAAGACCATTCATACATCTTTGGCACTGGTATTTATCGACAAACGAATCTAGCCAGCAATATTCGCTGTCCTGATCATGATGCCTCCAATTGCACAAAGAACTCTGCTTGAGAAGGGGTGGTCATTCAAGAAAGTGACAGATGGCCATGATGCATGGAAGCCTGTGGCCAGAGTGCCCACGGTTGCCCATATCGACTTGATTGACAACGGAATGTTAGTATACAACGTTCTACATTCTTCCAGGTGCTGATCAATGAGCTCTCTAGCATTCCTGACCCATTTCTCAATATGAATGAGCTCGAAGTTGAGTGGGTTGGGGAGACGGCTTGGACTTACCGCACTACTTTTGACTCGCCGTCTGCCAACAGTAGATCAGTGTATCTTGTCTTCGAGGGTCTTGATACCTTTGCTCaagtcaagctcaacgaTGTCATAATACTCGAGAGCGACAACATGTTCCTCAGCCATCGCGTTGATGTTACTAACAAGCTTTCGAATGAGGGGCCCAACGTGTTGAGCATCGACTTCGACAGTGCACTACTAAAGGCCCGAGAGATTAAAGAGCAATATCCTGATCATCGATGGGAACTCTTCAATGGAGAGGCCGGACGCTTGGTTGTGAGAAAGGCTCAATACCACTGGGTACGGACAATGaaaggaagacaagagaaCTTTTGCTAAAGAAACACGCAGGGATGGGACTGGGGTCCAGTGCTCAACACCGCCGGTCCATGGAAACCAGTCTGGCTTGAAGTGTCATCTGCTCACATCAATGATTTCCTCCTCAAGTACACTGTCTCTCCAGATCTCGAAAAGATCCAGGGCACGGTAGAAGTCGACATTGAGGGGCTGTATGACACGGCAAATGTCTCCATCAACTTTCAAGACGACGCCGTTTACACTACGACAGCTGCCAAGTCTTCTGACGGCCGTCTGGTTGTCCCTTTTGCTATAGGTACTAAACCATAAGCTTGTTTTCACAGTCCAAATTCTAACAATCGTCGATTAGATCAACCCAAGCTGTGGTACCCTGCTGGATACGGCCATCAGCCTCAGTACAGCGTGAGCGTCAGTATTGTCAAAGACAGCCAGAAGCTTGATgcaaagaccaagaagactGGTTTCCGGCGAAGTGAGCTTGTTCAAAAAGGCGACTCTCATGGAAAATCGTTCTTCTTCAGGATTAACAATATCGACATATTCTGCGGCGGCTCGTGCTGGATCCCCGCCGACAACCTTCTACCTCGAATCACTCCCGCCAAATACCGAGATTGGTTGAAGCTTATGATAGAAGGCAATCAGATCATGACGAGGTGAGAGATCATTTATGAGCTTTTGTGCTTGACATGGAATCACTGACACGATGGAATTCAGAGTTTGGGGCGGTGGCATCTACGAAGACGATGCTTTCTATGACTGCTGTGATGAGATGGGCATCCTTGTTTGGCAGGACTTCATGTTTGGGTGCGGTAACTATCCTGTAGGGCCATCACTCATAAAGTCGATTCGCAAGGAGGCAGTGCAAAACGTTGGCCGACTGCATCACCACCCTTCTATCGTCATATACGCCGGCAATAACGAGGATTACCAGGTGCAGGAGCAAGCAGGTCTCGAGTACAATCCAGACGACAAGGACCCTTCCTCTTGGCTCAAGTCCTCTTTTCCTGCTCGGTACTACTACGAGTATCTTTTACCGGAGGTGGTCAATGAGGTATCTCCAGGGATGATCTACTGGCCTGGATCACCATTTTCCGGAGGTAAAGACACTGCAGACAAGACTACTGGAGATCTCCACCAATGGAATGGTATGTGACTggtttcatcttctttctgCTTAATTACTAACATCTCCACAGTTTGGCATGGTACACAGGAGAAATATCAGGTCTTTGACAGGTTGGGTGGCAGATTCAACAGCGAGTTCGGCATGGAAGCTTTCCCAGCCTTGTCAACGATCAAGCACTGCATCACAGAAGATTGCGATCGTTTCCCACAGTCTCAGATGATGGACTTCCACAACAAGGCCGACGGCCACGAACGACGGATCGCTACTTACGTAGTGGAGAACTTCCGTCCTCTTCCAGATCTAGAGGTATGCATGCGCACCTACTAGAATCCAAGTTCTCCAGCTAACCCTTCAGTAGTCTCACATATACTTGACGCAAGTTTGCCAGAGCGAAGCCATGACTTTTGCGTACCGCAGCTGGCGTCGCCAATGGGGAGATGATCGTCGATGTGGCGGTGTTCTCGTCTGGCAGATGAACGATTGCTGGCCTGCCATCTCATGGTCCATCGTCGATTACTTCCTCACTAAGAAGCCAGCTTACTATTCTATTCGTCGAGCACTCAAGCCCATCGCTGCCGGAGTCCAACGACAACACCACGACTGGAGTGTCGTGCATGCCAGGCCAGCGAAGACTTCTTCATTTGAAGTTTGGGTTGCGAGCAGCAAGCAGCAGGAGGTAACTGTCACTGTTGAAATTCGCTTCATTTCTATCAAGACTGGCAGGGATATCAGGGATAAAATTGTCAAGGCCAATACTGTCCTGGTCCCGAATGGTACGACTGATATCCTCACTGGGCAGATTGACAATGCAAAGGATGAGCCGCATGTTATATCGGTCAGTGTCCTGCAGTCTGGCGTTTGTGTTTCCCAAGACGTCGATTGGCCTCAACCTCTCAAGTATCTGGACTTCTCCGATAGAGGTGTTGAGATTCAGGTCGGGCCAGATGGTTATCAGCTCACGGCTAACAAGCCCACCAAAGGCTTGGTCTTTGAGGAGCTACCAGGCGTCTCTTTGGAAGACAACTGTATCGATCTCATGCCCGGCGAAGTTGTTACTGTAAAGGCTAGGGGAAGTGAGACGCTATCTGGAGTCCCAAAATACAGATACCTTTATTAAGAGAGATAGAAGTAGAGCGAAAACGaaaatataagttataatattagtagttaCTAATATAGATACAGCAGCTTATCttagaatatatataaattcAAGTTAGATAGCTATCTACGGCACTgttaataattataagtatCGAATTAAATAACTAGGAtaagcttttattatattagtaaagATCATTATAGTATTCAATAACTAGTCTGATTTAATAAGTGTGAAAAAGCCcatatataataataaaatattattattattaaagtaattacttcttttctctttttatatctctagatgaCAAGGAGGTACCCTAGTCGAAGCCAGTCCATCTTCGGCCTACCCTATACACCATCAGCAATATTGCGTTTGTGCATTCATTATTTGCGCAAGATGAAGAGACATATGAAGACGACATCGTCCATCGCCAACACCCCTGTTGCTATTCTCTCTTTCATGGTTCAAAATGTAGGCAACGCTGAAGGCAGAGAAAGTGTTCAAATCTATGTCGCACGGCCCAACGGAATCGGCAGGTTCCCTGAAAAAGAGTTGCGAGACTTGATCAAGGTCGACCTTGGTGCAGGGGAAAAGAAGACATATTCTGTGCAATTGACAATGAAAGCATTTGCGTATTTTGATGCGCCAGCGAACAAGTGGACGGTGGATGCTGGTGACTACAAAGCTTGTTTGCACTGCAGAGTAGAAGAATAATTCTCTGAGATAAGGTAGAAGATCAAATACCAGATTTAAAGGATGGCTTCAGCGGTAGTAAGGTTAGGTTGTGTATCCATGACAACAAGAAGCAACATTTAAAATAAGACTATTTTTCGGAACATTCACCCAGTGGCTTTCTGCAACATTTTCTATGTATTCTCGCAAGTTCGAATAAAACAAATGAGAGACACAGCAAGCATAATAATTAACTACcaaaagtcaaagtcatAATGGGATGTGTTCTAGGCAGCACGTTATGACCCATCTACATTTACAATCTCGCCTTGGTTAACTCGGTGTCCTCTACCCACTTGCCACCAATTGGACGTCCTCCGCGCAAACGCGTCAATGCGACACCATCTTCGACAGGAGCGAACAGCGGTAATCCTGTTTGTGCAATGCCATAGTCACGAATCACCGCTTGACCTCGGGGCGACACAAGGTACAAGAAGAAAGCGCGTACGTGATGCGCCATGGGGGTATCCGCCTCTGCCATCTCTGGTGAGAATGAAGCATAGCAACTGTTCATCAGAATATCCCTTGGCTGAGTTGgttcgaagaagatggtAGAATTGGAAATGGTGCCAAGTCCAGTTTGTCGCAAAACTGTTGACCGATCAGTCAGGAAGTAGGCGCCAGCAGCATCGGCCCCTTTGAGAGCTTCTGGTGGTGTTAGTAAGCTTGTCTTGTACcaggaagatgttgatgcttGGTCTTCCCATGGCTCTCGGCCAGTCAAAGACCAAATTTCGCGTTCTTTCCACATAGTGGCGGAATGGTCGGCACGGCTGTGGAAGAGGCAGCCCGAGGCAGCGATCTTCTCAAAGGCATCAGTTAATGAGTCTGCGGATGCCAGTCCCGCAGGGTCTGAGGGGGGCCCTGCTAGGCAAAAGTGGTCGTGGAATACGCATCCAGCCGTATATGACCATCCCTCAGCCTGAGCTAAAGCTTCCTGGTCGCGTTCATAAGTCAAGGCAAAGTCAATGAACCCTTTTAGTAGCGCGAGCTGCGTGTTGCGGGAGTGGTTACACATCCACTCAATCAAGCCATCTTTGCGTCGAGACTCCAAGTAGTCTTGGGCAAGTTCTTTGACCAAGCCAGTGGCACCTGCACCACCGTTTCTAGATGGATGACAATTGTCAGTGACTTGTCAGACAAAGGGTCAGATAGATAGGTAGGTAAACAAGGAGCAGAAAAACAATGCGCCGTCTAACTAGAGTCTGACATACCCGATTCGAAGCAACACATCTCCAGCTTTGCCGTATGTTTCAAGAGCATTTGCATCAATCTCTCCGTGTGAGACAATGGCAGTCGAGCGTGATGACATGACGGCAGTTCAGAAGAATTTTCAATATTTTATCAATTGTCGATAAGGCCGGTTGGTATCGAGGCAATGATCTCACTGTGATGATAAAAGAGGCTTTGCAGTGCTCCATCATTTGGTGGAAATGTGCCGCGAGTCATCCCCGCCGATGGAGACGGCTATTATGGCGGTAAATGAAGTGAGAACGCCTTATTCCCGAGTAGCCTATCGGCTAATCCTCATAATTAGATCCGTAACCCCAAGCCAAAATGATGCTTCCCCGCAAAGTAACCTTATGCGGGAGGGCCCATCCCCGCATATTCTGATGAGTTCTGGACCTGAGGTAGGCAATTGACGGCAATTGAAGAAATTTCCGAAGCGTACCTCATCTGCTAGTAAGCCAAGCCTTTACGAACATAAATTGCGACTCTTGCATTATTTACCTTGGGACTTTGCTCCTCTTTATCCCTAGTTCAAAATCTTCAACGTCATTAGCCTCTACTTTGTCTACAACCAACTATCCAGAATGGCACCTCATTTATCCCCAGCGAAACATTCGGGGCCTCAACCCTCTTAGAGGCAGCAAATAACTGCAATGAGTTATGGTGGCGCGACCCTGGTCTACGCACGCTCAATTTCTGGCTGGCAGTATTGTTTTTGAGCCCCTTCATGATTGGTTTTGATGGCAGTCTGATTGGTGGGCTGCTTGCTATCCCTCACTGTAAGTCACATATCCTGCAGTTCTCCGCAGTTGGGGGTTACTAACAGGACTTAGGGCTCAAAGGTTCGTTTCCTCGCCAATGCTGCTTCCTGACAACCTGCAAGACCTTGGCTTGCCCAACGCAAACCAGCAAGGACTCATGATCGCAGCACAGTCTTTAGGTGGATTGATCGGTTCCCTCCC encodes the following:
- a CDS encoding beta-mannosidase, whose translation is MMPPIAQRTLLEKGWSFKKVTDGHDAWKPVARVPTVAHIDLIDNGIIPDPFLNMNELEVEWVGETAWTYRTTFDSPSANSRSVYLVFEGLDTFAQVKLNDVIILESDNMFLSHRVDVTNKLSNEGPNVLSIDFDSALLKAREIKEQYPDHRWELFNGEAGRLVVRKAQYHWGWDWGPVLNTAGPWKPVWLEVSSAHINDFLLKYTVSPDLEKIQGTVEVDIEGLYDTANVSINFQDDAVYTTTAAKSSDGRLVVPFAIDQPKLWYPAGYGHQPQYSVSVSIVKDSQKLDAKTKKTGFRRSELVQKGDSHGKSFFFRINNIDIFCGGSCWIPADNLLPRITPAKYRDWLKLMIEGNQIMTRVWGGGIYEDDAFYDCCDEMGILVWQDFMFGCGNYPVGPSLIKSIRKEAVQNVGRLHHHPSIVIYAGNNEDYQVQEQAGLEYNPDDKDPSSWLKSSFPARYYYEYLLPEVVNEVSPGMIYWPGSPFSGGKDTADKTTGDLHQWNVWHGTQEKYQVFDRLGGRFNSEFGMEAFPALSTIKHCITEDCDRFPQSQMMDFHNKADGHERRIATYVVENFRPLPDLESHIYLTQVCQSEAMTFAYRSWRRQWGDDRRCGGVLVWQMNDCWPAISWSIVDYFLTKKPAYYSIRRALKPIAAGVQRQHHDWSVVHARPAKTSSFEVWVASSKQQEVTVTVEIRFISIKTGRDIRDKIVKANTVLVPNGTTDILTGQIDNAKDEPHVISVSVLQSGVCVSQDVDWPQPLKYLDFSDRGVEIQVGPDGYQLTANKPTKGLVFEELPGVSLEDNCIDLMPGEVVTVKARGSETLSGVPKYRYLY